A DNA window from Micromonospora sp. NBC_01739 contains the following coding sequences:
- a CDS encoding MmgE/PrpD family protein — translation MTEQTLARQLAAFAAATRATELPDRLAASVRQRILDILGLCVAAHRLPTSHAALDYVADLGGRAQAHVVGLPDRVPAAQAAFGNGVLAHSLDYDDTHLPSVLHPSAAVVPAALAAAQAAGADGAALTKAVAVGIEVTVRLGMAGFDPVLNNSVFFEHGQHATSICGAMGGAVAAGMLLGLDSDQLTDVLGVTASMAAGLIEANRTGGTVKRLHCGWAAHSAVTAADLVRRGFTGPPTVLEGRFGFYTAFLRGEADYDQITDGLGERWSVPDIFFKPYPANHFTHAGIDAGLALRAQGVPLDRITAIELRVPAAVIRTIGEPIATKRTPETGYQAQFSGPYTVVAGLLGGGGLGLGLGDFTDELARDPQRRALMALVEVVPDDECDKIFPYQFPAIVTVRTDDGRTWREEVLANRGGPQRPLSDAELAMKFRDNVAGRLSPETADQVVSTVLGLNEVNDVSDLLRPLTRLRPDAD, via the coding sequence ATGACTGAGCAGACCCTGGCCCGGCAACTCGCCGCCTTCGCCGCCGCCACCCGCGCCACCGAGCTGCCCGACCGGCTCGCCGCCAGCGTGCGCCAGCGGATCCTCGACATCCTCGGGCTGTGCGTGGCCGCGCACCGGCTGCCCACCAGCCACGCCGCCCTGGACTACGTCGCCGACCTGGGTGGACGCGCCCAGGCCCACGTCGTCGGGTTGCCCGACCGGGTTCCCGCCGCCCAGGCCGCCTTCGGTAACGGGGTGCTGGCCCACTCCCTGGACTACGACGACACCCACCTGCCCTCGGTGCTGCACCCCAGCGCCGCCGTGGTCCCGGCCGCCCTGGCCGCCGCCCAGGCCGCCGGCGCCGACGGCGCCGCCCTGACCAAGGCGGTCGCGGTCGGCATCGAGGTCACCGTACGGCTGGGCATGGCCGGTTTCGACCCGGTCCTGAACAACTCGGTGTTCTTCGAACACGGCCAGCACGCCACCTCCATCTGCGGTGCGATGGGTGGTGCGGTCGCCGCCGGCATGCTGCTCGGACTCGACTCAGACCAGCTCACCGACGTGCTCGGGGTGACCGCCTCGATGGCCGCCGGGCTGATCGAGGCCAACCGCACCGGCGGCACGGTCAAGCGGCTGCACTGCGGCTGGGCCGCGCACAGCGCCGTCACCGCCGCCGACCTGGTCCGCCGCGGCTTCACCGGGCCACCCACCGTGCTGGAGGGCCGGTTCGGTTTCTACACCGCCTTCCTGCGCGGGGAAGCCGACTACGACCAGATCACCGACGGACTCGGCGAACGCTGGTCGGTGCCGGACATCTTCTTCAAGCCGTACCCGGCCAACCACTTCACCCACGCGGGGATCGACGCCGGCCTGGCCCTGCGGGCCCAGGGTGTGCCGCTGGACCGGATCACCGCCATCGAACTGCGGGTACCCGCCGCGGTGATCCGCACCATCGGGGAACCGATCGCCACCAAGCGGACCCCCGAGACCGGCTACCAGGCACAGTTCAGCGGCCCGTACACCGTCGTCGCCGGACTGCTCGGCGGCGGTGGACTCGGTCTCGGCCTGGGCGACTTCACCGACGAGCTGGCCCGTGACCCGCAGCGCCGGGCCCTGATGGCCCTCGTCGAGGTGGTCCCCGACGACGAGTGCGACAAGATCTTCCCGTACCAGTTCCCGGCCATCGTCACCGTACGCACCGACGACGGCCGCACCTGGCGCGAGGAGGTGCTGGCCAACCGCGGCGGCCCGCAGCGACCGCTGTCCGACGCCGAACTGGCCATGAAGTTCCGGGACAACGTCGCCGGACGGCTCTCCCCGGAAACCGCCGACCAGGTGGTCTCCACCGTGCTCGGCCTCAACGAGGTCAACGACGTCAGCGACCTGCTGCGTCCCCTGACCCGCCTGCGTCCCGACGCCGACTGA
- a CDS encoding cyclase family protein, producing the protein MTTSSTTLTGATGATRALLAAVDAGVRTYDLGRRLTIGMPQSPNHPPFWHALPRRHGDNVRADGGSAANDIITMGTHVGTHIDAFAHVSQDGRLVDGSDAAVAGRGGRFAELGAHTIAPMVRRGVLLDVPAALGQPEGCPAGYEITPEDLAATAQRQGTPIRPGDVVLIRSGWGRLFDHEDRTRYVGHSSGVPGVGEAGATWLADAGIHAAGADTIAFECLRPGAGHSVLPAHRVLLVERGVYIIETMALEELAADGVHEFLFMLSPLAIFGATGSPVRPLAVIAND; encoded by the coding sequence GTGACCACTTCGAGCACCACCCTCACCGGCGCCACCGGCGCGACGCGGGCCCTGCTGGCCGCCGTCGACGCCGGAGTGCGGACCTACGACCTGGGTCGCCGGCTGACCATCGGCATGCCACAGTCGCCGAACCACCCGCCGTTCTGGCACGCCCTGCCCCGTCGTCACGGCGACAACGTGCGCGCCGACGGCGGTTCCGCCGCCAACGACATCATCACCATGGGCACCCACGTCGGCACCCACATCGACGCCTTCGCCCACGTCTCCCAGGACGGCCGGCTGGTCGACGGCTCCGACGCCGCCGTCGCCGGCCGCGGCGGACGCTTCGCCGAGCTGGGCGCGCACACCATCGCCCCGATGGTCCGCCGCGGTGTCCTGCTCGACGTCCCGGCCGCCCTGGGTCAGCCCGAGGGCTGCCCGGCCGGCTACGAGATCACCCCCGAGGACCTGGCGGCCACGGCGCAACGGCAGGGCACCCCGATCCGCCCCGGTGACGTGGTGCTGATCCGCAGCGGCTGGGGACGGTTGTTCGACCACGAGGACCGCACCCGCTACGTCGGCCACTCCAGCGGGGTGCCCGGGGTCGGCGAGGCCGGTGCCACCTGGCTGGCCGACGCCGGGATCCACGCCGCCGGCGCCGACACCATCGCCTTCGAGTGCCTGCGACCGGGCGCCGGACACAGCGTCCTGCCCGCCCACCGGGTGCTGCTGGTCGAACGCGGCGTCTACATCATCGAGACGATGGCGCTGGAGGAACTGGCCGCCGACGGCGTCCACGAGTTCCTGTTCATGCTCTCGCCGCTGGCCATCTTCGGCGCCACCGGCTCCCCGGTGCGCCCCCTGGCGGTGATCGCCAATGACTGA
- a CDS encoding CaiB/BaiF CoA transferase family protein — translation MHDGPLTGLRVIDASTILAGPLCCQILGDFGADVIKVEHPVAGDSMRGHGHAKDGVPLWWKEISRNKRTIGLKLSTPEGAELLRRLATTADVLVENFRPGTLERWGISPEQLWELNPGLVIVRISGFGQQGPYAHRPGFGTLAEAMSGFAHLTGDADGPPTLPAFGLADSICGIAASSATMVALWARTRNGGKGQIVDLSLLEPIMTAVGPGPTVYDQLGVIGHRHGNRSTNNSPRNTYRTKDGDWVAVSTSAQTIAERVLRLVGHPEVIDEPWFASGRERAARADLLDEYVGGWIAERTRDEVMRAFEEAGAAVAPVYNARDIVTDEHVQAAEMLVKVPDSDLGEVLMHNVMWRMSENPGRIRFTGRPLGADTDDLLVNELGCTPEAIAELRARQIVA, via the coding sequence GTGCACGACGGACCGCTGACCGGACTCCGCGTCATCGACGCCTCGACGATCCTGGCCGGCCCGCTGTGCTGCCAGATCCTCGGTGACTTCGGTGCCGACGTCATCAAAGTCGAACACCCCGTCGCCGGCGACAGCATGCGCGGCCACGGCCACGCCAAGGACGGCGTACCGCTGTGGTGGAAGGAGATCTCCCGCAACAAGCGGACGATCGGCCTGAAGCTGTCCACTCCGGAGGGCGCCGAGCTGCTGCGCCGCCTGGCCACCACCGCCGACGTGCTGGTGGAGAACTTCCGCCCCGGCACCCTGGAACGGTGGGGGATCAGCCCGGAACAGCTCTGGGAGCTCAACCCCGGCCTGGTCATCGTCCGCATCTCCGGCTTCGGCCAGCAGGGCCCCTACGCGCACCGGCCCGGCTTCGGCACCCTCGCCGAGGCGATGAGCGGCTTCGCCCACCTGACCGGCGACGCCGACGGCCCGCCGACCCTGCCGGCGTTCGGCCTGGCCGACAGCATCTGCGGCATCGCCGCCTCCTCGGCCACCATGGTGGCGCTGTGGGCCCGCACCCGCAACGGCGGCAAGGGCCAGATCGTCGACCTGAGCCTCCTGGAGCCGATCATGACGGCGGTCGGACCCGGCCCCACCGTCTACGACCAGCTCGGCGTCATCGGCCACCGGCACGGCAACCGGTCCACCAACAACTCCCCCCGCAACACCTACCGCACCAAGGACGGCGACTGGGTGGCGGTGTCCACCAGCGCCCAGACCATCGCCGAACGGGTACTGCGGCTCGTCGGGCACCCCGAGGTCATCGACGAACCCTGGTTCGCCTCCGGACGTGAGCGGGCCGCCCGCGCCGATCTGCTCGACGAGTACGTGGGCGGCTGGATCGCCGAACGGACCCGCGACGAGGTCATGCGCGCCTTCGAAGAGGCCGGCGCTGCCGTCGCCCCCGTCTACAACGCCCGCGACATCGTCACCGACGAACACGTCCAGGCCGCCGAGATGCTGGTCAAGGTCCCCGACTCCGACCTCGGTGAGGTCCTGATGCACAACGTCATGTGGCGGATGTCGGAGAACCCCGGCCGGATCCGCTTCACCGGCCGCCCGCTCGGCGCCGACACCGACGACCTCCTCGTCAACGAACTCGGCTGCACCCCCGAGGCCATCGCCGAGCTGCGCGCCCGGCAGATCGTGGCCTGA
- a CDS encoding MFS transporter yields the protein MRQADRPADPPADRPAEEEGRGGLALLRDRRFGPYFFGSLASNTGTWFQNVAAILTIFAMTRSAFMVGLVTALQFAMQLVLAPVIGAVADRADRRVLIIVGQTLGGGAAAVLALLAFLDALNPWLLLTFVGLSGVGQAVTGPAAQALVPNIVGRADVPQAIALHSLTFNLSRAIGPVAGAATYALAGAGTAFAVNAASFLVFAAALSRVRLPRPAAGARPRGRLGVLGGLTYVRGRPELLRCLVAVALIGLAMEPINTLSPLFAEGFGGGELLVGVFITFFGIGSALIAGWVGRLRRTMGSGRTGAVGVFALGAGMVLLAVSPGPVMATAGIALGGAGYLLAVSDVNATMQHGLADEVRGRVMALWSMCFLGIRPGAAMLHGWLGDTFSARTGAFVAAVAAIAAAVVLRPRLTRHPPR from the coding sequence GTGCGGCAGGCTGATCGCCCGGCCGATCCGCCGGCCGACAGGCCAGCCGAAGAAGAGGGACGTGGCGGTCTCGCGTTGCTGCGGGACCGCCGCTTCGGTCCGTACTTCTTCGGGTCACTGGCGTCCAACACCGGTACCTGGTTCCAGAACGTCGCGGCGATCCTGACCATCTTCGCGATGACCCGCTCGGCGTTCATGGTGGGTCTGGTGACCGCCCTGCAGTTCGCCATGCAGCTGGTCCTCGCCCCGGTGATCGGGGCGGTGGCCGACCGCGCCGACCGGCGGGTGCTGATCATCGTAGGGCAGACCCTGGGTGGTGGCGCCGCCGCGGTACTGGCGTTGCTGGCCTTCCTGGACGCCCTGAACCCGTGGCTGCTGCTGACCTTCGTCGGACTGTCCGGGGTGGGGCAGGCGGTCACCGGCCCGGCCGCGCAGGCGCTGGTACCCAACATCGTCGGTCGTGCGGACGTACCCCAGGCCATCGCCCTGCACTCGTTGACCTTCAACCTGTCCCGGGCCATCGGTCCGGTGGCCGGAGCGGCCACCTACGCGCTGGCCGGGGCCGGTACGGCGTTCGCCGTCAACGCCGCCAGTTTCCTGGTGTTCGCCGCGGCGTTGAGTCGCGTACGGCTGCCCCGGCCCGCCGCGGGCGCCCGTCCGCGGGGCCGGTTGGGGGTCCTGGGCGGTCTGACCTATGTGCGGGGCCGTCCCGAACTGCTGCGCTGCCTGGTGGCGGTGGCCCTGATCGGGTTGGCGATGGAGCCGATCAACACCCTGTCGCCCCTGTTCGCCGAGGGGTTCGGTGGCGGGGAGCTGCTGGTCGGTGTCTTCATCACCTTCTTCGGCATCGGTTCGGCGTTGATCGCCGGCTGGGTCGGGCGGCTGCGCCGCACGATGGGAAGTGGCCGCACCGGGGCCGTGGGGGTGTTCGCCCTGGGCGCCGGGATGGTGCTGCTGGCGGTCAGTCCCGGCCCGGTGATGGCCACGGCCGGCATCGCCCTCGGCGGAGCCGGCTATCTGCTGGCCGTCAGCGATGTCAACGCCACCATGCAGCACGGCCTGGCCGACGAGGTACGCGGTCGGGTGATGGCCCTGTGGTCGATGTGCTTCCTCGGCATCCGGCCGGGGGCGGCGATGCTGCACGGCTGGCTGGGGGACACCTTCTCGGCCCGTACCGGGGCGTTCGTCGCCGCCGTGGCGGCGATCGCGGCCGCGGTGGTGCTGCGGCCCCGGCTGACCAGGCATCCGCCGAGGTGA
- a CDS encoding aldehyde dehydrogenase family protein, translating to MAEVVSPIDAQVLASVAPTSPGQVDAAVRAARAAQPAWARRTGSDRARVLHRIADLIEAQIDDLAATETRNTGKILSDTRREVRRAAGSFRYYAGWAEQVRGETIPVGPEYHTYTVPEPHGVVAGVIPWNVPFFFAAKKIAPALAFGNACLLKPAEETPLTALALGGLLVEAGIPEGLVQVLPGGRETGAALVSHPDVDLIVFTGHHDTGKAIARAAADNLTPIALELGGKSPQVIFPDADLDRAVEAVVLGVFASCGQMCIAGSRLVLHESIYDEVLDRVAARVRTLRVGDPFDAQTDLGPQITAAQRDKTAAFIAETRSAGRMVAQAALPEDERLRNGFFVPPTVFDRLDEGARVLREEVFGPVLAVSSFRDDAEALRLADDTQFGLAAGVWTADIARAHRFAGQVRAGTVWINTYRVLSDLVPFGGIGLSGYGRENGTEAARLYLRPKSVWTSLASGIPQGYGMGGAGAAG from the coding sequence ATGGCTGAAGTCGTCTCGCCTATCGACGCCCAGGTCCTGGCCAGCGTCGCTCCCACCTCCCCGGGGCAGGTGGACGCCGCCGTCCGGGCGGCGCGCGCCGCTCAGCCCGCCTGGGCCCGGCGCACCGGCAGTGACCGGGCCCGGGTGCTGCACCGGATCGCCGACCTCATCGAGGCCCAGATCGACGACCTGGCCGCGACCGAGACCCGCAACACCGGCAAGATCCTCAGCGACACCCGGCGTGAGGTGCGCCGGGCGGCCGGCAGCTTCCGCTACTACGCCGGCTGGGCGGAGCAGGTACGCGGTGAGACCATCCCGGTCGGGCCGGAGTACCACACCTACACGGTGCCGGAGCCGCACGGCGTGGTCGCCGGGGTCATCCCGTGGAACGTGCCGTTCTTCTTCGCCGCCAAGAAGATCGCCCCGGCGCTGGCCTTCGGCAACGCCTGCCTGCTCAAGCCGGCCGAGGAGACCCCCCTGACCGCCCTGGCGCTGGGTGGGCTGCTGGTCGAGGCGGGCATCCCGGAGGGGCTGGTGCAGGTGCTGCCGGGCGGCCGGGAGACCGGCGCGGCCCTGGTGTCGCATCCGGACGTGGACCTGATCGTGTTCACCGGGCACCACGACACCGGCAAGGCGATCGCCCGCGCGGCGGCGGACAACCTGACCCCGATCGCGTTGGAGTTGGGCGGCAAGTCGCCGCAGGTCATCTTCCCCGACGCCGACCTGGACCGGGCGGTCGAGGCCGTGGTGCTGGGGGTATTCGCCTCCTGCGGCCAGATGTGCATCGCCGGTTCCCGGCTGGTGCTGCACGAGTCCATCTACGACGAGGTCCTCGACCGGGTGGCCGCCCGGGTGCGGACCCTGCGGGTGGGTGACCCCTTCGACGCCCAGACCGACCTGGGTCCGCAGATCACCGCGGCGCAGCGGGACAAGACGGCCGCCTTCATCGCCGAGACCCGTTCGGCCGGCCGGATGGTGGCCCAGGCCGCCCTGCCGGAGGATGAGCGGCTGCGCAACGGCTTCTTCGTGCCGCCGACGGTCTTCGACCGGCTCGACGAGGGCGCCCGGGTGCTGCGCGAGGAGGTCTTCGGGCCGGTGCTGGCGGTGTCGTCGTTCCGCGACGACGCCGAGGCCCTGCGGTTGGCCGACGACACCCAGTTCGGTCTGGCCGCCGGGGTGTGGACCGCCGACATCGCCCGGGCCCACCGGTTCGCCGGGCAGGTCCGCGCCGGCACGGTGTGGATCAACACCTACCGGGTGCTGTCGGACCTGGTGCCCTTCGGTGGCATCGGCCTGTCCGGCTACGGCCGGGAAAACGGCACCGAGGCGGCCCGGCTCTACCTGCGCCCGAAGTCCGTGTGGACCTCCCTGGCCAGCGGCATCCCCCAGGGGTACGGCATGGGAGGCGCGGGTGCGGCAGGCTGA
- a CDS encoding thiamine pyrophosphate-dependent enzyme, with translation MTGGPAAASAAAAVLAAASASGVQRLWFNSGSELTSFQEANAQARHQGEPTPELITCPHEHVALTAAMGETMVSGRPAMTVAHADLGLLHHGGAIHNAMWGDHPIMIMSGYPPTRAESRTSPVFWKQQRWDQGSIVRQYVKWDYKLSPLDDAGLVVARGLQVALAPRRGPVYLAMPEEVGRYPQAGDRPVPSAQMLGIPVLGPGDPGVVSEVARRLTTARRPVIVTDRVGVNPQAVALLAELADTLGVQVRASRYRMNLPDDSRWHCADPLDQFDVIIVLDHPVPWMPALEKPRDDAWIGWVGPDPIESRVPLYELRADARTTADPAAFLAAVLAEVGSAGPGDADAVRRRRDAAPAGRRTDDPAPATGVPTPALIAAALDRHLRPDDLLTWEVFDTTRIRRTRPGTLFEKGGSSLGWAVAAATGASIAAGGAHAVAVTGDGSYLFGSPDSCLWLQQQCDAPVVTVVVNNGGYRTGTTTLAAHYPDGLAVNEPTVRGGHLTPSPDFAAHARSQGCYGERVVAAADLAAALDRARTAVQRDRVPAVLDVWVPEHLTGSMDPRRRARTPAEEGNTDG, from the coding sequence GTGACCGGCGGCCCGGCCGCCGCCAGCGCCGCAGCCGCGGTGCTGGCGGCGGCTTCGGCCAGCGGTGTTCAGCGGCTGTGGTTCAACAGCGGCTCCGAGTTGACCTCCTTCCAGGAGGCCAACGCCCAGGCCCGCCACCAGGGGGAGCCGACCCCGGAGCTCATCACCTGCCCGCACGAGCATGTAGCGCTGACCGCCGCGATGGGCGAGACCATGGTCTCCGGCCGACCGGCCATGACCGTGGCCCACGCCGACCTGGGGCTGCTGCACCACGGCGGCGCCATCCACAACGCGATGTGGGGCGACCACCCCATCATGATCATGTCGGGTTATCCGCCCACCCGGGCGGAGTCCCGCACCTCACCGGTGTTCTGGAAGCAGCAACGCTGGGACCAGGGCTCGATCGTTCGGCAGTACGTCAAGTGGGACTACAAGCTGTCCCCCCTGGACGACGCCGGCCTGGTGGTGGCGCGCGGCCTGCAGGTCGCGCTGGCACCCCGGCGCGGCCCCGTCTACCTGGCGATGCCGGAGGAGGTGGGCCGGTACCCGCAGGCCGGTGACCGACCCGTTCCCAGCGCCCAGATGCTCGGCATCCCGGTCCTCGGACCGGGTGACCCCGGGGTGGTCAGCGAGGTGGCCCGCCGCCTGACGACCGCCCGGCGGCCGGTCATCGTCACCGACCGGGTGGGGGTGAACCCGCAGGCCGTGGCCCTGCTGGCCGAACTGGCCGACACCCTCGGTGTGCAGGTCCGCGCCTCCCGGTACCGGATGAACCTGCCGGACGACAGCCGGTGGCACTGCGCCGATCCGCTGGACCAGTTCGACGTCATCATCGTGCTGGACCACCCGGTGCCGTGGATGCCCGCGCTGGAGAAGCCGCGCGACGACGCCTGGATCGGCTGGGTGGGCCCCGACCCGATCGAGAGCCGGGTCCCGCTCTACGAACTGCGCGCCGACGCCCGTACCACGGCCGATCCGGCGGCCTTCCTGGCCGCGGTGCTGGCCGAGGTGGGCTCGGCCGGACCGGGTGACGCCGACGCCGTACGCCGGCGCCGGGACGCCGCCCCGGCCGGTCGCCGCACCGACGATCCGGCACCCGCCACCGGGGTACCCACCCCGGCCCTGATCGCCGCGGCCCTGGACCGGCACCTGCGCCCGGACGACCTGCTGACCTGGGAGGTGTTCGACACCACCAGGATCCGCCGCACCCGACCGGGCACCCTGTTCGAGAAGGGCGGGTCCAGCCTCGGCTGGGCGGTGGCGGCGGCGACCGGCGCCAGCATCGCCGCCGGGGGCGCCCACGCGGTGGCGGTCACCGGGGACGGTTCGTACCTGTTCGGTTCCCCGGACTCCTGCCTGTGGCTGCAGCAGCAGTGCGACGCCCCGGTGGTCACCGTGGTGGTCAACAACGGCGGGTACCGCACCGGCACCACCACCCTGGCCGCCCACTACCCGGACGGCCTGGCGGTCAACGAACCCACCGTGCGGGGCGGTCACCTCACCCCCTCGCCGGACTTCGCGGCGCACGCCCGATCCCAGGGCTGCTACGGGGAACGGGTGGTCGCCGCGGCCGACCTGGCCGCCGCCCTGGACCGGGCCCGTACCGCCGTGCAGCGGGACCGGGTGCCGGCCGTGCTGGACGTCTGGGTGCCTGAACATCTCACCGGGTCGATGGACCCGCGACGCCGGGCGCGTACCCCGGCCGAGGAAGGAAACACCGATGGCTGA
- a CDS encoding ABC transporter substrate-binding protein, with protein sequence MKNDRSIGAPVSRRSFLRAGATAGLLLPSAGGMTLLLSGCGDDGPKVNADGSLSGTYMAASSLTLSYVETMVAKERGYFAEYGLDMEIKGGQGTATAIQAVLGGSADLTRANGINAVIAVANEQAPLVSIASLRQKSQFEVVSMPDKAIRNPAQLAGRTCGIVSTGGATENLLDVMLINAGVDPKTVKRPVTGVGTAAYELARKGEIDAWVCVNTDRATIQKDIGEVAFFSTDEFAPMPSDSYNTSLKMIESDSDMPVKFLAGVLKAIEYASKEENWDQVIADLRKYNPEANPEQARAELPLLVESWLAAGPDKALQMNEQTWLSGQESLIKAGLVKSAAPIEKLIYKDYLDRARNL encoded by the coding sequence GTGAAAAATGACCGTTCCATCGGCGCGCCGGTCTCGCGGCGCTCGTTCCTCCGCGCCGGCGCCACCGCAGGGCTGTTGCTGCCCAGCGCCGGTGGCATGACCCTGCTGCTCAGCGGTTGCGGCGACGACGGCCCCAAGGTCAACGCCGACGGCAGCCTCTCCGGCACCTACATGGCCGCGTCCAGCCTGACGCTGAGCTACGTGGAGACCATGGTCGCCAAGGAGCGCGGCTACTTCGCCGAGTACGGCCTGGACATGGAAATCAAGGGTGGCCAGGGCACCGCCACCGCCATCCAGGCGGTGCTCGGTGGCTCGGCCGACCTGACCCGGGCCAACGGCATCAACGCGGTCATCGCGGTGGCCAACGAGCAGGCGCCGCTGGTCAGCATCGCCAGCCTGCGGCAGAAGTCGCAGTTCGAGGTCGTCTCCATGCCGGACAAGGCGATCCGCAACCCGGCCCAGCTGGCCGGGCGCACCTGCGGCATCGTCTCCACCGGTGGCGCCACCGAGAACCTGCTCGACGTCATGCTGATCAACGCCGGGGTGGACCCCAAGACGGTGAAGCGTCCGGTCACCGGTGTCGGCACGGCCGCGTACGAGCTGGCCCGCAAGGGCGAGATCGACGCCTGGGTCTGCGTCAACACCGACCGGGCCACCATCCAGAAGGACATCGGCGAGGTCGCCTTCTTCAGCACCGACGAGTTCGCCCCGATGCCGTCGGACTCGTACAACACCAGCCTGAAGATGATCGAGTCGGACAGCGACATGCCGGTGAAGTTCCTCGCCGGTGTACTCAAGGCCATCGAGTACGCCAGCAAGGAGGAGAACTGGGACCAGGTCATCGCCGACCTGCGTAAGTACAACCCGGAGGCCAACCCGGAGCAGGCCCGCGCCGAGCTGCCCCTGCTGGTGGAGAGCTGGCTGGCCGCCGGCCCGGACAAGGCCCTGCAGATGAACGAGCAGACCTGGCTGTCCGGCCAGGAGAGCCTGATCAAGGCCGGTCTGGTCAAGTCCGCGGCCCCCATCGAGAAGCTGATCTACAAGGACTACCTCGATCGGGCGAGGAACCTGTGA
- a CDS encoding ABC transporter permease, translated as MTTTDQRQSAPKSASADLLRPPPPTWSQRLRNNRWLSFYTSPLLIALFLLAWKLYVELTDLSRFVLPPPEAVFSSFIEQITDPFVWKTHVWTTFYEVMMGLTLAIVLGVGLGLMIGKSPLFDRITRPFIVATQVVPKVALVPLFILWLGFGPSSKVVMAALLAFFPLLINTSFGIRSVPGSMHDLMTTLKASRWERFWRADLPYTMPFILAGMELAVVQATIGAIVGEYLGGDKGLGRYAVNLQNGLQVDKLFGAILIMALFGFTLYSIVTGARRLLIPWHESVQPRRTP; from the coding sequence GTGACCACTACTGATCAGCGCCAGTCGGCGCCGAAATCGGCTTCCGCAGACCTCCTGCGGCCCCCACCCCCGACCTGGTCGCAGCGACTGCGCAACAACCGCTGGCTGTCCTTCTACACCAGCCCGCTGCTGATCGCGCTGTTCCTGCTGGCCTGGAAGCTCTACGTCGAGCTCACGGACCTGTCCCGGTTCGTGCTCCCGCCGCCGGAGGCGGTGTTCTCCTCCTTCATCGAGCAGATCACCGACCCCTTCGTCTGGAAGACCCACGTCTGGACGACCTTCTACGAGGTCATGATGGGCCTGACCCTGGCGATCGTGCTGGGTGTCGGCCTCGGCCTGATGATCGGCAAGTCCCCCCTGTTCGACCGGATCACCCGACCCTTCATCGTCGCCACCCAGGTGGTGCCGAAGGTCGCGCTGGTGCCGCTGTTCATCCTGTGGCTCGGCTTCGGTCCGTCGTCCAAGGTGGTCATGGCCGCCCTGCTGGCCTTCTTCCCGCTGCTGATCAACACCTCGTTCGGCATCCGGTCGGTGCCCGGCTCCATGCACGACCTGATGACCACCCTGAAGGCCTCGCGCTGGGAGCGGTTCTGGCGTGCGGACCTGCCGTACACCATGCCCTTCATCCTGGCCGGCATGGAGCTGGCGGTCGTGCAGGCCACGATCGGCGCGATCGTCGGTGAATACCTCGGCGGCGACAAGGGCCTCGGCCGGTACGCGGTCAACCTGCAGAACGGCCTCCAGGTGGACAAGCTGTTCGGCGCCATCCTGATCATGGCTCTGTTCGGCTTCACCCTCTACAGCATCGTCACCGGCGCCCGCCGGCTGCTGATCCCCTGGCACGAGTCCGTGCAGCCGCGTCGCACCCCCTGA
- a CDS encoding ABC transporter ATP-binding protein, whose product MSAIKVEGVSKVFAGAGGQSMLALSEVSLDIADGEFVVLLGPSGCGKTTLLRIIGQLESPTVGRVSLDHGDQPERADRPLGFVFQEATLMPWRTTAANVALPLEMAGMGRQERAAKVREMLTLVGLPEAEHKYPHQLSGGMRQRVSIARALAHDPQVLLMDEPFGALDAQTRDMMNVELQRIWLENRKTVVFVTHSVSEAVFLADRIVMLGTKPGHIHSITEVTLPRPRTVDMTESAEFRHLTAELRRQIGEVQDSEARPAISA is encoded by the coding sequence ATGAGTGCAATCAAAGTGGAGGGCGTCAGCAAGGTCTTCGCCGGCGCCGGCGGGCAGTCGATGCTCGCTCTGAGTGAGGTCTCGCTCGACATCGCCGACGGTGAATTCGTCGTGCTGCTCGGTCCCTCCGGCTGCGGCAAGACCACCTTGCTGCGAATCATCGGTCAGTTGGAGAGCCCCACCGTGGGACGGGTCAGCCTCGACCACGGTGACCAGCCTGAGCGCGCCGACCGGCCGCTGGGGTTCGTCTTCCAGGAGGCGACCCTGATGCCGTGGCGCACCACGGCCGCGAACGTCGCCCTGCCGCTGGAGATGGCCGGCATGGGTCGGCAGGAGCGCGCGGCGAAGGTCCGCGAGATGCTGACCCTCGTCGGGCTGCCCGAGGCGGAGCACAAGTACCCCCACCAACTGTCGGGCGGTATGCGGCAACGGGTCTCCATCGCCCGTGCCCTGGCGCACGACCCCCAGGTGCTGCTCATGGACGAACCCTTCGGCGCCCTGGACGCGCAGACCCGCGACATGATGAACGTGGAGTTGCAGCGCATCTGGCTGGAGAACCGCAAGACGGTCGTCTTCGTCACCCACTCCGTCTCCGAGGCGGTGTTCCTGGCCGACCGCATCGTGATGCTGGGGACCAAGCCCGGCCACATCCACTCCATCACCGAGGTGACGCTGCCCCGGCCGCGCACCGTCGACATGACCGAGTCCGCCGAGTTCCGCCACCTGACCGCCGAGCTGCGCCGTCAGATCGGCGAGGTGCAGGACAGCGAAGCCCGCCCCGCCATCTCGGCCTGA